The following DNA comes from Lentibacillus sp. Marseille-P4043.
ACATGGTGCATCAAAATCAAATGCTGAACAGGAATCACGCGTGTTAATGTTAAGTGAAAAGGCACGTGGAGATGCAAACCCGATTTTATTAATTGAGGAAGATGATGTAATGGCTGGTCACGCTGCATCAGTCGGCCGTGTTGATCCTTTACAAATGTACTATTTGATGAGTCGCGGTATCTCAAAAACTGAGGCTGAGCGCTTGATTATACATGGCTTCTTGGCTCCGGTTGTAAATCAATTGCCGATTACTTCAGTAAAAGAGCAGCTTACACGAGTAATTGAAAGGAAGGTTTACTAATGGATGTAAAAGCCATAAGGCAGCAGTTTCCTATTTTAAATCAGGAAGTGAATGGACATCCATTAGTCTACCTAGATTCATCAGCAACTTCACAAAAGCCAGTATCCGTTATTGAATCGCTTGAAGCATATTACAAACAGGATAATTCCAATGTTCACCGTGGTGTTCATACACTTGGTACAAGGGCAACAGAAAAATATGAAGGGGCCCGGGAAAAAGTCCGTCGTTTTATTAATGCGTCAAGTACAGCTGAAGTGATCTTTACTCGTGGAACAACAACATCAATTAATACGGTTGCCTATAGCTATGCTCGCAGTAATTTAAGTGCTGGGGATGAAATATTGATCACACCAATGGAACACCATAGTAATATTATCCCGTGGCAACAAGCGGCAAAAGCAACTGGTGCAACACTGAAGTATTTGCCATTACAAGAAGATGGTACGATTGATTTAGCTGATGTTCGGGAAGCAGTAACAGACAACACAAAAATAGTTGCTGTTGCACATGTATCGAATGTACTAGGAACGATAAATCCTGTAAAAGATATTGCGCAAATTGCCCATCAACATGGTGGCATTATACTTGTTGATGGTGCACAGGGCGCTCCACATATGAAAGTAGATGTACAGGATATGGACTGTGACTTTTATGCATTTTCTGGTCATAAAATGTGTGGGCCAACAGGTATTGGCGTATTGTATGGGAAACGTGAACTTCTTGAAAACATGGAACCAGTTGAATTCGGTGGCGAAATGATTGATTTTGTTAACCTTTACGATTCGACTTGGAAAGAACTCCCATGGAAATTTGAAGGTGGTACACCAATTATTGCTGGTGCTATCGGACTTGGTGCGGCAATAGACTTTTTGAATGAAATCGGCATGGAAAATATAACAGCCCACGAACACGAATTGGCTGATTATGCGCTGGAAAGACTTCGGACAATCGATGGTATCTCAATTTATGGCCCAGAAAGACGTGCAGCACTTGTAACGTTTAACCTGGATGATGTACACCCGCATGATGCATCTACTGCACTTGATGCTGAAGGAATTGCAGTGCGCGCTGGTCATCATTGTGCCCAACCATTGATGAAATGGTTACATGTATCTGCCACGGCAAGAGCAAGTTTTTATTTATACAACACTAAAGAAGATATTGATCATTTGGTAGATGGACTTTTGAAAACGAAGGAGTATTTTGGTGATGTCTTTTAGTAACCTTGATACACTATACAGAAAAGTAATTATGGATCATTATAAAAACCCGCGTAATAAGGGTGCTGTAGAGGGTGACGCATTAACAGTCGATATGAATAATCCGACTTGTGGTGACCGGATTCAGCTTCAATTGCAAGTTGAAGATGGGGTCGTCAAAGATGCGAAATTTGATGGAGAGGGTTGCTCAATCAGTATGGCATCTGCGTCCATGATGACACAAGCAATTAAAGGAAAGAATATCCATGATGCATTAAACATGTCAAAAACATTTTCTAACATGATGCTTGGTGAGGACGTTGATACCGAAGAAGCGGATTTTGGCGATATAGAAGCATTGCAAGGTGTTTCACAGTTTCCTGCCCGGATTAAATGTGCAACCCTTGCATGGAAGGCAATGGAAAAAGGTGTTCATGAAGAATAATTGGTAATAACGTTTATATGCACTGTTGATAAGTTAGTAGTGCTGTATGTTACCAAAGGATGATGGGATAATACTATAAGGAGGTTTTTAACATGGCTAAAGAAGTACCAGAAATGGAAGAATATCAATATGGATTTCATGATAAAGACGTCTCTATTTTCCGTACAGAACGTGGTTTGACACCTGCCGTAGTTAAAGAAATTTCAAAGATGAAAAATGAACCACAATGGATGTTGGACTACCGCCTAAAAGCATTGGATCATTTCTACAAGCGACCAATGCCACAATGGGGCGGGGATCTTTCTGAATTGAATTTTGATGAAATAGTTTACTACGTTAAACCATCTGAACGACAAGGAAAGTCTTGGGATGAAGTACCAGATGAAATAAAACAGACTTTTGATAAATTGGGTATTCCAGAAGCAGAACAAAAATATCTAGCTGGTGTTTCTGCGCAATATGAGTCAGAAGTTGTTTACCAAAGTTTGAAAGAAGATCTTGCTGAACTTGGGATTATTTTTAAAGATACAGACAGAGCATTACAGGAAAACGAAGAACTTTTCAAAGAGTATTTCGGAAAAGTTATCCCTGCAACAGATAATAAGTTTGCTGCACTGAATTCAGCAGTATGGTCTGGCGGATCATTCATCTATGTTCCGAAAGGTGTGGAAACTACAACACCATTACAAGCATATTTCCGGATTAACTCAGAAAATATGGGGCAATTTGAACGTACACTAATTATTGTTGATGAAGGCGCATCTGTCCATTATGTAGAAGGTTGTACAGCACCAACATATACAACGAACAGTTTACACAGTGCGGTTGTTGAAATCTTTGTTCATAAAGATGCGTATTGCCGTTATACAACAATTCAGAACTGGGCAAATAACGTTTATAATCTGGTTACGAAACGTGCTACATGTGATGCAAACGCAACAATGGAATGGATCGATGGTAACATTGGATCTAAATTAACGATGAAATATCCTGCTGTTCTCTTGAAAGGTGAGGGTGCTCGCGGGAACACACTATCCATTGCAATTGCTGGTCGTGGGCAAGTTCAAGATGCTGGATCAAAAATGCATCATCTTGCACCAAACACGTCATCGACAATTGTTTCCAAATCCATCTCTAAGCATGGTGGTAAAGTAAACTATCGTGGACTAGTTCATTTTGGACGTAAAGCGGAAAACGCTCGATCAAATGTTGAGTGTGATACATTAATTATGGATAATGAGTCAACTTCAGATACAATCCCTTACAATGAAGTGTATAATAATAATATTTCATTGGAACATGAGGCAAAGGTATCGAAAGTCTCTGAAGAACAATTATTCTATTTGATGAGCAGAGGTCTTACCGAAGAAGAAGCAACAGAAATGATCGTAATGGGCTTCATCGAGCCATTTACGAAAGAGCTGCCAATGGAATATGCAGTTGAAATGAACCGACTTATCAAGTTCGAAATGGAAGGTTCAATTGGATAATAATATAAGAAAAAGGGTGGTCCCTCAATTCGGGACCACCCTTTTTTTCTATTAATTAACCCACATTATCCTTTTTCAATTGAATCAATAATTGTTGATAAATATAGGCTTCCTCTTCATTCCCAATCTGTTTATAGACATTCGCCAACAATTTAACCGGTTCTGGATTTTCCGGAGTTAGTTCCATCTCCCATTTAAAACAATCAATCGCCTTTTCTACCTGGTTGAATTCTAAATATATTTTCCCTAATGGAAGCTGCTGATCGGGGTCATTTTCTAATGTCTTGAGTTTTGTTACCTTTTGTTCGATTGGAAGGTGAATACTCGCCTCATGGAATGGGATAAACCAGTTTTGGATTTGTTCCAGTGAGTAATGCGTTAAAAAAGTTGATACGAATCTTGTGCAGGCATTCTCTAACATTTTATGGTCAGTTGCAAATAATTGAATTAAGCTGCTATTCGACTGATGAAACAAGTCAGGAAAGATCGCGTTATCAGCTTTTTCCATACTGGTTCCGATTTTTGATAGTTGATCAGGATGTGGTCTGTAATCATGGGTGATGACAAATCGAACAATTTCGTTTGCATTTTTTGCGTCAACTAAGCTCGCGAATAGAACCTCCTGTAAATTTGTGTGTTTATTATTTTCACTATCCAGCGATTTTAAAATGTAAAGTTGATCTTCTTTATTAAATTTCTCTAAAAGCTCTTGGATGTACGTGAAATTCTCTGAGGTAAATTGATTGGTTAGCAAGTGGATTCGAATAATGAGTTCATCAATCCAACGATTTTGGTCTTTATACAATTGAATCAGTATTGGTGATACATCAGTCTGAGAGAGGTGGTCGAAATAGTATGTTTCAGCATTGATTGGATCCTTGACATAATCCGTGTGTTGCTGATGTGAATGAAACTGTGCGATATTGTTTAACATGTCATTGGCAAAATTATATGTATCATCATAGTGCTGGTACATGGTTAGCAATTGATATGCGGCAACTATCTTTCCATCTCGGCGATGGTGATTATAGACTTGTTTTAGTAATTCTTGAATGGTTTCGTGTGGTAGAAAGGAATCAAAGAACGTGAAGATATGGACAGTTTCAATTGGAGAGTACTTTTGTTGGACTTTATTATACAGTTGTTTAAAGCTAACAAATGTAATTGCTTTTTGCTTTTTAATTAGTATCGTCGTAATCGGGTGTAATCCATCAAAAACAATTCCCTTTGAAAAGGCACGATGGATGAAAGAATCATCGTTTATGTTGTTGGCTTTTGCCCCAGTAAGAAAGTTATTTTTATAGAAGAACAAATAGTAAAAGTTTTGCTGGTTATCACATGCTTCGATAATTTTTGCTTGACGATACATTGTCATTTTACATGGAGTTAAGTCCAGATTTTTCTTGTTTAGTCGTATTGAAAATTGGTTTGTTGTCATTATTTTACCTCCTTGTTTCATTCTAATCATAACATATATACAGCTATTCTACACGGATGGTTAATTAGAATAACCAAGTCGTGAGTATAAGGTTGGGATTCGTTGTAAATCAATGCTAGTATTGTGTAAGGGAGTTTTTGCTTCGATTATAGCTAGTGTTTTAGAGATGAGGTTTTATTATTGGTTTACATTATTTGTATATTGATCGGTGTGATCACAGCTTTTGTAGGAAGTTTAATTGGCCTCGGTGGTGGCATTATATTAATCCCAAGTTTATTATTTTTATATCATTATTCAGACATGTTTGCCTGGGCAACACCACAAATAATTGTTGGAATATCTTTAATTGTGATGGTTGTTACAGCTTTATCCTCATCCATTTCTTATTTTAAAAAAGGTCGTGTTGACTATAAAACAGGTCTGTTATTTTTAGCGGGCAGTATTCCCGGAGGTGTTCTTGGTTCTTGGTTAAATCAGTATATTAATGCAGAACATTTTTCGGTTTATTTCGGTATTTTAATGGTAGCTTTGTCTTTATTATTTTTAATAAAACGAAAGCCAAAATCAACTACAAATGGGAATAATAAAAATAAGCGAACATTCAAGGTAGATGGAGAAACATATCAGTATACCGTTTCATTTTGGTCTGCGTTTATACTTTCATTGATCGTTGGAATGCTATCCGGTTTATTTGGTATTGGTGGCGGATCCATTATGGTACCAGCCATGATCATTTTGTACGGTATACCAATGCATATCGCAACTGCTACATCAATGTTTATGATTGTATTTATTAGTATCATTAGTGCAAGCACCCATATCGTGTTAGGACATGTTTCCTGGGAGCATGTTTTCTTCTTCATTCCAGGTGCATGGATTGGCGGAATGATCGGGGCTTGGGCAAATCAGCGATTAAAAGGAAATATACTGGAGTGGATATTACGTATATTACTTGTTATCATTGGAATTCGCTTGATATTAGAAGGTTTATCTTAAGGGGTATGAAACATGGAGGAAAAAATCTATTTTTACTATACAAATGATTTACATAGTAACTTTGAACAATGGTCAAGAGTAGCCGGTTTTCTAAAAGGAGCTAAAGCATCTAAAACAGCGAATCATGAATCTTGTTGGCTGTTTGATATTGGTGATCATGTGGACCGTGTTCATCCGATTGCCGAGGCGTTTATGGGAAAGGCGAATGTAGCATTAATGAATGAAGTGGGTTATGATTGTGCAACGATTGGGAATAACGAAGGAATCACTTTAGCACATGACGACTTATCTGAACTTTATGATGAAGCCGATTTTCAAGTGGTTTGTGCTAATTTACATAACACAATGGAGTTGGAGAAAGAACCAGAATGGCTAAAGCCTGTTGTTCACTTTCAATCGATAAATGGTGTGAGGATTGGGGTAATTGGACTTACTGCCCCGTTTAATGCTTATTATGAATTGCTGCAATGGCATGTTTCGGATCCGTATGAAACGTTGGATGCATATATTCAATCAGTAAAACAATCAGCAGATGTTATTGTTTTGTTATCTCACCTAGGAATTAGTGAAGACCAAGAGATAGCAAGGCGCTTCGATGATATTGACGTTATTATCGGTGGACATACGCATCACTTATTACGTACAGGTGAGACGATTAATAACACAATTATTACTGCTGCGGGAAAGCATTGCGCTTTTGTTGGTGAAGTAATTTTAACCTGGGACCACACAAACAATAAGCTGATTGCAAAGGAGGCTTACACGACGGATGTTACGCATTTGTCGAAGGATCATTCAACTGAAACAATGTTGCTTGAGCTATCCGAGAGAGCGGACGTTCTCTTAGATCAGACAGTTATATCGTTGAACGAAACAATTGAGGTTAAGTGGTTTCAGGAAACAGAAATGATGCAGAAACTAACGGATACAATGAAAAACTGGACAGACGCAGATTGTGCCATGTTAAATGCAGGTGTTTTACTTGATCGCTTTGAAAAAGGGGACATTACGTATCAAGACATCCATCGTATATGTCCACACCCAATTAATCCTTGTGTTGTAGAATTAAATGGTGACGAACTTAGAGAAGTGGTTCGCGCTTCTTTTACAAAAGAATTAATGGAGCTAAAATTAAAAGGTTTTGGCTTCCGTGGTGAAGTTATTGGCAGGATGATTTTTTCAGGATTGGAAATTGATACAACCATGCACAAAGATGGTCACGAATCCGTTAAAGAAGTTACTTTTAATCATGAACAGCTTGATCCAGATCGAATCTATTCAGTAGCTGTTGCCGATACATTTACGTTTGGCCGATTGTTGCCGGAAGTGGCAAAATCGGAAACGAAAAAATATTTCTTGCCGGAGTTTTTACGTGATTTGCTTGCTTATACATTGCGCCATGACTTTGCTAACCAATAATGGCTGAACCAATTTTTTTGACTGATGGAACGTCCATGTAATTAAGTGACATTGCCCGAGCCCCATGAATACGATGTAGTGTGAGGCAAGAAGGAGGCATGGGTGAATGATTACGGTTAATCCATTAGAGATTGATGGTATGTTTTTTACAGCAATTACAGTGGAACTACCAAAGACGAATTTGTTAATGATTTCAAATGAGATTGGCTACATTATGTGTGGAGCGCTCGACGTGGATGTATTAAATGATGTATTGGCAGAACGGAAAGTAATCGCAGCACGGGCTGTAGGTGTCAAAACAATTGATGATTTACTACATGCACCACTCGAGAAAATAACGAATGCATCAAAAGCTTATGGCTGGAAATCTGGCATGATTGGAAGAGATGCACTGATGAAAATATCATAAACAAACATGTCTTCCAGAATGGGAGGCATGTTTTTGATTGTAGTATAGCTAACGACTTTCGAAAAGTTTTTCTGAAAGATTGGGACTGCGATTACTCGCCCCATTGAACACATTTGTTGTTTTTGCACAATAGAAATAAAATGCGACGTAGTGACAATTTTTTTTGTAACGCTTTCTCTCACTCTAATATGGCATGAGTGCTTGACCCCGCTACGTCAGAATACTTCGCTTTCCGTGGGCACGGCCTCAGCCTCCTCGGAAGCAAAAAGCGCTTCCTGCGGGGTCTTCGGACACGTGCTGTTCCCACAGGAGTCTACGTATTCTGCCTCCGCTGATAGAGAATTCCTGATTATTTGTGGTTATTACCCATGAAATCAATGTCAGAAGAATTCTTATTACTTGAAAGAAGGCTATTCTAAGGTGCGGAAAAATGCGAGACTCCGATGGGAAAAGGAACAGTCTGAAGACACCAAAGGAAGTGGTGGGAGGCTGAAGCGTTCCCTATGGAAAGCGAGTATTTTTCCGCAGCGCCGAATTAGCACTCATCTTATACAGGATGGAAGGAAGTCACGCAAATTTACGTCGCATTTTATACAACTACGAAAAATCCATTACGGGGAGTGTCTTCTAGAAATATTACCAAAAATTTGTTATTATTTTTATATACATATGTCGAATTGAGGCGGAATTTGCCGAAAGTCAGAAGTTAGGAGATCATGATGAGACTTACTAGTACAAAATCGACTAAACCTGGAACAATACTTGGACAAACAATTTATAATGATAATGGACAAGTATTGATTCAAAAAGGGTTAGCTTTAACCGAAAGAATGATCAGCCGTCTTTTAAACCAAGGAATCACCTATATTTATATAGAAGATGATGTAACTGCCGATGTACAAGTTAAACCAGTTATTTCGGAAAGTCTTCGAAAAGAAGCCTCGGACACAATCAAATCAATATTTGCTGAGGTTAAGCAGGATGGAATTAAGAATCGCTCATTTATTTTTGAAAAACAGGGAACACAATTAACATCAATTGTTGAGAAAATCATGAACGAAATCCTAAATCGTAAAGAAACATTATCATTACTGGCAAATATTTTTATTACAGATGACTATATTTTCCAGCATTCCTTAAATGTTACAATTTACTCATTGGCTATCGGTACGGAACTTAATCTCACCAAAAAGGAATTATCTGAAATAGGTACTGGTGCGATGCTACATGATATAGGTAAAATTTTTCTAGATCAGGATATTTTGCAGAAACCTGGTAAACTAACCGATGAAGAATTTGAAATGATTAAACAACATACTAAATTAGGTTTTGATTTTTTACGGAAACAAATGGATCTTCCTTCTGTTATTGCCCATTGTGCGTATCAACACCATGAACGGTTAGATGGTACTGGTTATCCGCGAGAACTTGTTGGTGACGCCATTCATAAATATGCAAAATTAATCGGTATTGCCGATGTTTTTGATGCTGTTACAAGTAATCGTGTTTACCGTGATGCAATGCTACCACATGAAGGACTAGAAATTCTTTATGCAGGTGCAACTTGCTTATTTGATAAAGAAATGGTTGAAGCGTTTAAAAAGAGTGTCGCGGTTTATCCAAATGGATTGTCTGTTCAATTAAGTGATGGTCGAAAGGGTGTTGTTGCCAGACAAAATAAAAGTCTATGTGATC
Coding sequences within:
- a CDS encoding cysteine desulfurase; translation: MDVKAIRQQFPILNQEVNGHPLVYLDSSATSQKPVSVIESLEAYYKQDNSNVHRGVHTLGTRATEKYEGAREKVRRFINASSTAEVIFTRGTTTSINTVAYSYARSNLSAGDEILITPMEHHSNIIPWQQAAKATGATLKYLPLQEDGTIDLADVREAVTDNTKIVAVAHVSNVLGTINPVKDIAQIAHQHGGIILVDGAQGAPHMKVDVQDMDCDFYAFSGHKMCGPTGIGVLYGKRELLENMEPVEFGGEMIDFVNLYDSTWKELPWKFEGGTPIIAGAIGLGAAIDFLNEIGMENITAHEHELADYALERLRTIDGISIYGPERRAALVTFNLDDVHPHDASTALDAEGIAVRAGHHCAQPLMKWLHVSATARASFYLYNTKEDIDHLVDGLLKTKEYFGDVF
- the sufU gene encoding Fe-S cluster assembly sulfur transfer protein SufU; the protein is MSFSNLDTLYRKVIMDHYKNPRNKGAVEGDALTVDMNNPTCGDRIQLQLQVEDGVVKDAKFDGEGCSISMASASMMTQAIKGKNIHDALNMSKTFSNMMLGEDVDTEEADFGDIEALQGVSQFPARIKCATLAWKAMEKGVHEE
- the sufB gene encoding Fe-S cluster assembly protein SufB, which encodes MAKEVPEMEEYQYGFHDKDVSIFRTERGLTPAVVKEISKMKNEPQWMLDYRLKALDHFYKRPMPQWGGDLSELNFDEIVYYVKPSERQGKSWDEVPDEIKQTFDKLGIPEAEQKYLAGVSAQYESEVVYQSLKEDLAELGIIFKDTDRALQENEELFKEYFGKVIPATDNKFAALNSAVWSGGSFIYVPKGVETTTPLQAYFRINSENMGQFERTLIIVDEGASVHYVEGCTAPTYTTNSLHSAVVEIFVHKDAYCRYTTIQNWANNVYNLVTKRATCDANATMEWIDGNIGSKLTMKYPAVLLKGEGARGNTLSIAIAGRGQVQDAGSKMHHLAPNTSSTIVSKSISKHGGKVNYRGLVHFGRKAENARSNVECDTLIMDNESTSDTIPYNEVYNNNISLEHEAKVSKVSEEQLFYLMSRGLTEEEATEMIVMGFIEPFTKELPMEYAVEMNRLIKFEMEGSIG
- a CDS encoding tetratricopeptide repeat protein gives rise to the protein MTTNQFSIRLNKKNLDLTPCKMTMYRQAKIIEACDNQQNFYYLFFYKNNFLTGAKANNINDDSFIHRAFSKGIVFDGLHPITTILIKKQKAITFVSFKQLYNKVQQKYSPIETVHIFTFFDSFLPHETIQELLKQVYNHHRRDGKIVAAYQLLTMYQHYDDTYNFANDMLNNIAQFHSHQQHTDYVKDPINAETYYFDHLSQTDVSPILIQLYKDQNRWIDELIIRIHLLTNQFTSENFTYIQELLEKFNKEDQLYILKSLDSENNKHTNLQEVLFASLVDAKNANEIVRFVITHDYRPHPDQLSKIGTSMEKADNAIFPDLFHQSNSSLIQLFATDHKMLENACTRFVSTFLTHYSLEQIQNWFIPFHEASIHLPIEQKVTKLKTLENDPDQQLPLGKIYLEFNQVEKAIDCFKWEMELTPENPEPVKLLANVYKQIGNEEEAYIYQQLLIQLKKDNVG
- a CDS encoding sulfite exporter TauE/SafE family protein, which encodes MVYIICILIGVITAFVGSLIGLGGGIILIPSLLFLYHYSDMFAWATPQIIVGISLIVMVVTALSSSISYFKKGRVDYKTGLLFLAGSIPGGVLGSWLNQYINAEHFSVYFGILMVALSLLFLIKRKPKSTTNGNNKNKRTFKVDGETYQYTVSFWSAFILSLIVGMLSGLFGIGGGSIMVPAMIILYGIPMHIATATSMFMIVFISIISASTHIVLGHVSWEHVFFFIPGAWIGGMIGAWANQRLKGNILEWILRILLVIIGIRLILEGLS
- a CDS encoding bifunctional metallophosphatase/5'-nucleotidase is translated as MEEKIYFYYTNDLHSNFEQWSRVAGFLKGAKASKTANHESCWLFDIGDHVDRVHPIAEAFMGKANVALMNEVGYDCATIGNNEGITLAHDDLSELYDEADFQVVCANLHNTMELEKEPEWLKPVVHFQSINGVRIGVIGLTAPFNAYYELLQWHVSDPYETLDAYIQSVKQSADVIVLLSHLGISEDQEIARRFDDIDVIIGGHTHHLLRTGETINNTIITAAGKHCAFVGEVILTWDHTNNKLIAKEAYTTDVTHLSKDHSTETMLLELSERADVLLDQTVISLNETIEVKWFQETEMMQKLTDTMKNWTDADCAMLNAGVLLDRFEKGDITYQDIHRICPHPINPCVVELNGDELREVVRASFTKELMELKLKGFGFRGEVIGRMIFSGLEIDTTMHKDGHESVKEVTFNHEQLDPDRIYSVAVADTFTFGRLLPEVAKSETKKYFLPEFLRDLLAYTLRHDFANQ
- a CDS encoding YunC family protein, with translation MITVNPLEIDGMFFTAITVELPKTNLLMISNEIGYIMCGALDVDVLNDVLAERKVIAARAVGVKTIDDLLHAPLEKITNASKAYGWKSGMIGRDALMKIS
- a CDS encoding HD-GYP domain-containing protein codes for the protein MRLTSTKSTKPGTILGQTIYNDNGQVLIQKGLALTERMISRLLNQGITYIYIEDDVTADVQVKPVISESLRKEASDTIKSIFAEVKQDGIKNRSFIFEKQGTQLTSIVEKIMNEILNRKETLSLLANIFITDDYIFQHSLNVTIYSLAIGTELNLTKKELSEIGTGAMLHDIGKIFLDQDILQKPGKLTDEEFEMIKQHTKLGFDFLRKQMDLPSVIAHCAYQHHERLDGTGYPRELVGDAIHKYAKLIGIADVFDAVTSNRVYRDAMLPHEGLEILYAGATCLFDKEMVEAFKKSVAVYPNGLSVQLSDGRKGVVARQNKSLCDRPIVRIVEEKNTQLVTPYEIDLASIVNVTISACQK